The stretch of DNA TATCGTCTATTGCCTCGGCCCAGGAAGTAAAGGTCTGGGGTTCAACCACCTGTCAGAAGCGTTTTCTGGAGCCTGGCGCCGAGGCCCTGGAAAAAGCGACAGGTATCCAGGTAAAAGTTCTAGGGGTCGGCACCGGCAAGGGCATGTTGGCCCTGCTCGGCGGCAAAACAAATGTGGCGGCCTCGTCAAGCTCGCTTGACTCAAGTATTAAATCAGCCAAAAAAGAAGCCGCCAAGGCTGGTGATCCGGATCCTGTAATCCCAGACAACATCATGTTTCATGAAATAGCCAAGGATGTCATTGTACCCATCGTTCACAAGGACAACCCGGTGACCTCTTTAACTTTTGAGCAGCTTGCCGACCTTAGCACCGGCAAGGTGACCAACGGGAAGGAGGTCGGCGGCCCAGACCTGCCGGTCAAGGTAGTCACCAGCCATGCCGGCAGCGCGACGCGGGAGGTTTTTCAGGAAAAGGTCATGAAAAAGGCCCCTTATGCCGCCGATAAA from Desulfobulbaceae bacterium encodes:
- a CDS encoding substrate-binding domain-containing protein, translating into MRTFRGILFTALAGMFLVSSIASAQEVKVWGSTTCQKRFLEPGAEALEKATGIQVKVLGVGTGKGMLALLGGKTNVAASSSSLDSSIKSAKKEAAKAGDPDPVIPDNIMFHEIAKDVIVPIVHKDNPVTSLTFEQLADLSTGKVTNGKEVGGPDLPVKVVTSHAGSATREVFQEKVMKKAPYAADKLEVKSTRLEINEVSKDKGAIGAVSEGFFKQNPGDAKVIQTDSIQRPLALITIGDPAPEVQKIIDFFMGDGKKFFE